In Streptomyces sp. SID8374, one genomic interval encodes:
- a CDS encoding PLP-dependent aminotransferase family protein, with the protein MAQWTSTVGAAQLARQLQAQQPRPTGPAGRKPPAYRALADGVRLLVLEGRVPVAARLPAERELALALSVSRTTVAAAYEALRAEGFLESRRGAGSWTAVPAGNPLPARGLEPLPPESLGSMIDLGCASLPAPEPWLTRAFQGAVEELPPYAHTHGDYPAGLPALRQMIADRYTALGIPTMPEQIMVTTGAMGAIDAICHLFAGRGERIAVESPSYANILQLMRETGARLVPVAMEEGIGGWDMNRWRQVLRDSAPRLAYVVADFHNPTGALADEQQRRDLVDAARSAGTVLVVDETMTELRLDADTAMPRRVCAFDPAGSTVLTVGSASKAFWAGMRIGWVRAAPDVIRSLVSARAYADMGTPVLEQLAINWLMGTGGWEQAVEIRRDQARQNRDELVAAVRRELPDWEFAVPRGGLTLWVRTGGLSGSRLAVAGERVGVRVPSGPRFGVDGAFEGYVRLPFTVGGPVAEEAAVRLAAAVELVRSGAGAGADAPRSFVA; encoded by the coding sequence ATGGCGCAGTGGACTTCGACCGTGGGGGCGGCCCAGCTCGCCCGGCAGCTCCAGGCCCAGCAGCCCCGGCCCACCGGCCCGGCCGGACGGAAGCCGCCCGCCTACCGTGCGCTCGCCGACGGCGTACGGCTCCTCGTGCTGGAGGGCCGGGTCCCGGTCGCCGCCCGGCTGCCCGCCGAACGCGAACTGGCCCTCGCCCTCTCCGTCAGCCGCACCACCGTCGCCGCCGCCTACGAGGCGCTGCGCGCGGAAGGGTTCCTGGAGTCGCGGCGCGGGGCGGGCAGCTGGACCGCCGTCCCGGCCGGGAACCCGCTGCCCGCCCGGGGCCTGGAACCACTGCCCCCGGAGTCGCTCGGCTCCATGATCGACCTGGGCTGCGCCTCGCTGCCCGCCCCCGAGCCCTGGCTCACCCGGGCGTTCCAGGGGGCGGTGGAGGAACTGCCTCCGTACGCCCACACGCACGGCGACTACCCGGCCGGGCTGCCCGCGCTCCGCCAGATGATCGCCGACCGCTACACCGCGCTGGGCATCCCGACCATGCCCGAACAGATCATGGTCACCACCGGGGCGATGGGCGCGATCGACGCCATCTGTCACCTCTTCGCGGGCCGCGGCGAACGGATCGCGGTCGAGTCCCCCTCGTACGCCAACATCCTCCAGCTGATGCGCGAGACGGGCGCCCGCCTCGTCCCGGTCGCCATGGAGGAGGGCATCGGCGGCTGGGACATGAACCGGTGGCGCCAGGTGCTGCGGGACTCCGCGCCCCGGCTCGCCTATGTGGTGGCCGACTTCCACAACCCGACCGGCGCACTCGCCGACGAGCAGCAGCGCCGCGACCTGGTCGACGCCGCCCGCTCCGCCGGTACCGTCCTGGTCGTCGACGAGACGATGACCGAACTCCGCCTGGACGCCGACACCGCCATGCCCCGCCGGGTCTGCGCCTTCGACCCGGCCGGCAGCACGGTGCTGACCGTCGGCTCGGCCAGCAAGGCGTTCTGGGCCGGGATGCGGATCGGCTGGGTCCGGGCGGCCCCGGACGTCATCCGCTCCCTGGTCTCCGCCCGCGCCTACGCCGACATGGGCACCCCGGTCCTGGAACAGCTTGCCATCAACTGGCTGATGGGTACGGGTGGCTGGGAGCAGGCGGTCGAGATCCGGCGCGACCAGGCGCGCCAGAACCGCGACGAGCTGGTCGCCGCGGTGCGCCGGGAGCTGCCGGACTGGGAGTTCGCGGTGCCGCGCGGCGGGCTGACCCTCTGGGTGCGCACGGGCGGCCTCTCCGGCTCCCGGCTGGCGGTGGCGGGCGAGCGCGTCGGCGTACGGGTGCCCTCGGGGCCGCGCTTCGGGGTGGACGGGGCGTTCGAGGGCTATGTGCGGCTGCCGTTCACGGTGGGCGGCCCGGTCGCGGAGGAGGCGGCGGTGCGGCTCGCGGCGGCGGTGGAGCTGGTGCGCTCGGGCGCGGGTGCGGGGGCGGACGCGCCACGGAGCTTTGTGGCCTGA
- a CDS encoding glycerophosphodiester phosphodiesterase family protein — MKPSRHPYLDHATPLAFAHRGGAADGVENTAAAFRRAAAAGYHYFETDVHTTADGRLVAFHDPTLDRVTDATGRISALPWSEVRRARVGGTEPLPLFEELLEEFPDARWNVDVKAEPALEPLLELIGRTDAWDRVCVGSFSEARVARAHRLAGPRLATSYGVRGVLGLRLRSYGIPAALRTGAVCAQVPERQSGIPVVDARFVRTAHALGLQVHVWTVNEPERMAALLDLGVDGIMTDHIETLRTVLSERGAWA, encoded by the coding sequence GTGAAACCGAGCCGCCACCCCTATCTGGATCACGCGACACCCCTTGCCTTCGCCCATCGCGGCGGTGCGGCGGACGGGGTGGAGAACACCGCGGCCGCCTTCCGCCGGGCGGCCGCGGCGGGCTACCACTACTTCGAGACCGACGTCCACACGACGGCGGACGGCCGTCTCGTCGCCTTCCACGACCCGACGCTGGACCGGGTCACCGATGCCACGGGCAGGATCTCCGCACTGCCCTGGAGCGAGGTGCGCCGGGCCAGGGTCGGGGGCACCGAGCCGCTCCCCCTCTTCGAGGAACTGCTGGAGGAGTTCCCCGACGCCCGCTGGAACGTGGACGTCAAGGCGGAACCGGCGCTGGAACCCCTCCTGGAGCTGATCGGCAGGACCGACGCCTGGGACCGGGTCTGCGTCGGCTCGTTCTCCGAGGCCCGGGTGGCCCGCGCGCACCGCCTGGCGGGCCCGCGCCTGGCCACCTCGTACGGCGTGCGCGGGGTCCTGGGGCTGCGGCTGCGCTCGTACGGGATCCCGGCGGCGCTTCGCACGGGCGCGGTCTGCGCGCAGGTCCCCGAGCGGCAGAGCGGCATCCCGGTGGTCGACGCCCGTTTCGTCCGTACGGCGCACGCGCTCGGGCTCCAGGTGCACGTCTGGACGGTCAACGAGCCCGAACGGATGGCGGCACTCCTGGACCTCGGAGTGGATGGCATCATGACCGATCACATCGAGACGCTGCGTACGGTGCTGAGCGAGCGAGGGGCCTGGGCCTGA